CATCACCGCCCGCGCCACCCTCGAGGAGCTGACGGTCACCCAGGGCGCGACCCTGCTGCAGCTCGGCCCGCTGCCGGAGGCCGACGCGGCCGCCCTGCTGGACAGGCTGCTGCCGCCCGGCCGGGCGCAGGCCGGCCCGGATGCCCGGGCGGGTGCCGGTGCTCGTACGGGTATGGGTGCGGGCGCCGGTGCGGGCGCGGGTTCAGGTGCGGGTTCAGGTGCGGGCGCGGGCGCCGGTGCGGGTGCGGGTTCAGGTGCGGGCGCCGGTGCGGGCGCGGGTTCAGGTGCGGGTTCAGGTGCGGGCGCCGGTGCGGGCGCGGGTGCGGGCGCGGGTTCAGGTGCGGGCGCCGGTGCCGTGCGGCGGCTCGCCGCACTCTGCGACGGGCTGCCGCTCGCCCTGCGGACCGCCGCCGCCCGGCTCTGCGCCCGCCCGACCTGGAGCGCGGCCACCCTGGCAGCCGCGCTGGAGGACGAACGCACCCGGCTGCAGACGCTGGACACCCCCGGCCCCGCCGGCCTGCGCAGCCGGCTGATCATGACGTACCGCCACCTGCCGTGGGACGGCGCGCACCTGCTCGCCCTGCTGACCGTGCACCCCGACCTCCCGGTGGACAGCGGCGCGGCGGCGGCGCTGCTCGGCAGCGACCGGCCCCGGGCCCGGCGGGCCCTGGCCGCACTGGCGGACCACCACCTCCTCGCCGAGGTGTCTCCCGGCCGCCACGCGCAGTCCGGGCTGGTCCGCAGCTTCGGCGCGGAGCTGCTGGCCGAGCAGGGCGACGCCGTCGGACGCGCCGCCGCCGGCCGGCTGTTCGACCACTACCGGGAGGCGCGGGGTCACCGCGCGGCACTCCCCGGGACCGACCGCCCGTCGTTCACGCCCCGGGCGGCGGCGCCGGCACTGACCTCGGCCGGGGCCCCGGCCGCGCCGGATCCGGTGTCGACGACGGCACCGGCCCGGCCGGACGACGGGGGCCCGGGCCCGGCCGAGGGTCCCGCCCGGACCCGGACCGGGCGGGAACGACCCTGACGGGACCGGGACCGGAACCAGGACCGGGCCTGATCCCGGAACCGGGTGCCGTGCCCGGCTGTCGCAGCCGGGTGTCGTCAGGTTCGCCTGATCGGCGTCAGCGCCTTCGGGCCGGTCACCGGTGGGCCCTCCCGGTAGAAGATGTCGATGTCGACCTCCTCGCCGCCGACCGTCAGGGTGTCCCAGGCCCCGCTCGCGAGCAGGGTCCGGACGGTCTCGCCCTTCAGCTGCGCCAGGCGCTCGCGCAGGGCCGCGTCGTCGGGCATGCCCGCGATCCGCGGCGCCAGCCGGTCCCTGATCTGCCGTAGTTGGACCAGCAGGGCCTCGCGGTCCGCCGAACCGTCCTCGCCCTCCGGCAGGCCCTCCTCGATGCTCCGGGCGATCCGGTCCTTGATGGCGCAGGCGACGCCCTGCTGGTCGGTGGTCACCATGGCGTTCCAGGCGCGGCTCTTGTGCCGGTACTGGAGCATCGACATCGCCGCCTCGTGCCGGACGAAGTCGGCGTCCCGGAAGGACCGGCCGCGCCAGGCGTTGTTCAGCGAGCGGGCGAGCGAGATGGCCGAGGCCAGCCCGCTGTTGAGGCCGCGACCCGGCCAGAAGTGGATCGCGTTGGCGGCGTCGCCGAGCAGGAACCCGTACGTCCCGGGGGTGTTGGCGGTGGCGGAGTACAGGTGGGCGGTGAACCGCGGCCGCTGCACCATGTCCAGCCGGAACCCGGTGACGGCGCTGAGGTTGTCCTCGGTGACGCCGAACAGCGCCAACCCCTCCAGGACCCGCTTCCACAGCGCGGAGCCCTTGACCAGGGCGGGCAGGAACAGCGTGCCGTGGGTCGAGCAGCGGAAGTCGCCCTCCTCGTCCCGGCCCATCAGGCACGGCCGGGAGGCCACGCACTGCTCGAAGACCTGCCGGACGGGGTCGACCCCGATCACCTCACGGGCCTCCGCGTCGGTCAGCCGCATGTTCAGGAAGCCCTCGCCGCGCAGCGAGTTGAGCAGGAACCGGTTCTGGGCGACGGTCAGCAGGACGGCCGTCGGATCGGGCAGGTCGGACTTCACCCGCAGGCCGAGCACGACGTCCTGGACGTGCTGCCCCGCCAGCGAGTAGATCGAGGTGTCGGGGGTGCCGAACTTGTCGGTGAAGAACTCCCGCGTCCGGGAGCGGCCGCCCTCGCAGATGGCGAGCACATGGCCCTTGGCGACCTCCTCGCGCTGCTCGGCCGGGTCGAAGTTGGCCGGCACCAGCCGGATCCGGTCCGCCTTCTCGTTCGCCAACTCCAGCAGGACGTCCTCCACATGGGCGATCCGGATGTTCCGCGGGCCGAAGCCGCGGATGGAGTCCGGCCCGGCCGGCCACATCTCGGAGAACGCCTCGGCGGTGAACAGCCGCGCCTGGACCTCCTCGGGGAGGTTCAGGAACTGCCGGCTCTGGACGGTCACCACCTGCTGGCGCCGGACGTTGCCCTGCGACTCGTTCTTCCAGACGACGCGCGGTCCGTCCTGGATCCAGCGCCCGTCGTGGACCGTGACGGACACCCGGCGCCCCAGGTGGTGCTCCAGCAGCAGGGCGAAGGCGAGGCCCACCGGGCCGCCGCCCGAGACCGTGACGTGCAGGACGGGCTCCGCCACGGCGGGCGCCAGGTGGAAGACCTCGGTGATGGTCTCCATCGAA
The sequence above is a segment of the Kitasatospora sp. NBC_00240 genome. Coding sequences within it:
- a CDS encoding FHA domain-containing protein yields the protein MPAAIIGREGPLAGRRFPIGNKPVTFGRSGDSGVVIASGSASRLHAEVVRDGDRYILHDRGSRNGTLVNGAPVTSRVLTSGDLITIGGEVFAFEVADSMETITEVFHLAPAVAEPVLHVTVSGGGPVGLAFALLLEHHLGRRVSVTVHDGRWIQDGPRVVWKNESQGNVRRQQVVTVQSRQFLNLPEEVQARLFTAEAFSEMWPAGPDSIRGFGPRNIRIAHVEDVLLELANEKADRIRLVPANFDPAEQREEVAKGHVLAICEGGRSRTREFFTDKFGTPDTSIYSLAGQHVQDVVLGLRVKSDLPDPTAVLLTVAQNRFLLNSLRGEGFLNMRLTDAEAREVIGVDPVRQVFEQCVASRPCLMGRDEEGDFRCSTHGTLFLPALVKGSALWKRVLEGLALFGVTEDNLSAVTGFRLDMVQRPRFTAHLYSATANTPGTYGFLLGDAANAIHFWPGRGLNSGLASAISLARSLNNAWRGRSFRDADFVRHEAAMSMLQYRHKSRAWNAMVTTDQQGVACAIKDRIARSIEEGLPEGEDGSADREALLVQLRQIRDRLAPRIAGMPDDAALRERLAQLKGETVRTLLASGAWDTLTVGGEEVDIDIFYREGPPVTGPKALTPIRRT